A portion of the Acidisarcina polymorpha genome contains these proteins:
- a CDS encoding DUF7482 domain-containing protein: protein MVPAFRGSSPSGRDLNVIALRSRIYSSTKLFILASATMMSSVLSPTVSAQNVVAARPPVSPEAMAVHVLAKRPVANSVAIDVVEPADWVNSEQGPGAGPRDLGHPGCDLFPAPASVGTDVGLSYFGPSPSTVNPSLVGPVQLLNTGQVDATAGTITIPLYKGKVKSTGKTAWYVLTDVSDQGVAQELGLNYSAKLNFINAAARTGNLDAEGNIVFDKGTVNFAPVRNIVPGPEGAEFPPKSAVPGETGDANYSPYVSISNAQGVIYNAPMVAYDVDASQINFPKGHVDYTKVHDQVVAIDPINMTVTLNLINGFSFGRPVWYISMDASIPLAAAIEHNTYAPLMGKLLLGNDDSFASPIERIFIATNGVEGCENPRRQGLSADLNDGHRPNNTLGGIPTIALDYSPAWDANLYTWTDEAISKGYRQQLREEFQILTYAQDGLITGASATAPFGSAGFSINCPIVQRLD, encoded by the coding sequence ATGGTTCCTGCATTTCGTGGGTCTTCCCCTAGCGGAAGAGACCTTAATGTGATTGCTCTTCGCTCACGCATCTATTCCTCCACAAAGCTCTTCATTCTGGCCAGCGCCACGATGATGAGCAGCGTTTTATCTCCAACCGTATCGGCGCAGAATGTTGTGGCGGCGAGACCGCCGGTGTCACCGGAGGCGATGGCCGTGCATGTTCTCGCAAAGCGTCCGGTCGCGAACTCGGTTGCGATAGACGTCGTTGAGCCGGCGGATTGGGTCAACTCGGAACAAGGTCCCGGAGCCGGACCGCGCGATCTCGGTCATCCTGGCTGCGACTTGTTCCCCGCGCCCGCATCCGTCGGCACAGACGTGGGGCTCTCTTATTTCGGCCCTTCCCCCTCCACAGTAAACCCAAGCCTTGTCGGCCCCGTGCAACTGCTTAATACCGGACAGGTCGATGCGACAGCTGGAACGATCACCATTCCGCTTTACAAGGGAAAAGTAAAGAGCACCGGCAAGACCGCTTGGTATGTCCTTACGGACGTTTCCGATCAAGGGGTTGCCCAAGAACTCGGTCTGAACTATTCCGCGAAGCTTAACTTCATCAACGCGGCAGCGAGGACCGGCAACTTGGATGCGGAAGGAAACATTGTGTTCGATAAAGGCACTGTCAACTTCGCGCCGGTTCGCAATATCGTGCCCGGACCCGAGGGAGCGGAATTTCCTCCCAAGTCCGCCGTGCCCGGCGAGACCGGGGATGCGAACTATAGCCCTTACGTCAGCATCAGCAATGCCCAGGGCGTAATCTACAACGCTCCTATGGTCGCGTACGACGTCGATGCCAGCCAGATCAACTTCCCCAAGGGCCACGTGGACTATACCAAGGTTCATGACCAGGTTGTGGCCATCGATCCTATTAACATGACCGTTACCCTGAACCTGATTAACGGTTTCAGCTTCGGCCGCCCGGTTTGGTACATCTCCATGGACGCCAGCATCCCGCTAGCTGCCGCGATCGAGCACAACACCTACGCTCCGTTGATGGGTAAACTGCTTCTGGGTAATGACGACAGCTTTGCTAGCCCGATTGAGCGCATCTTCATCGCCACTAACGGCGTTGAAGGGTGCGAAAATCCTCGACGTCAGGGGTTGTCAGCCGACCTGAACGATGGTCACAGACCGAACAACACATTGGGAGGGATTCCGACAATCGCTCTCGATTACAGCCCGGCCTGGGACGCGAACTTGTATACGTGGACTGACGAGGCCATTTCCAAGGGGTATCGCCAGCAACTTCGTGAAGAGTTCCAGATTCTCACCTACGCGCAAGACGGCTTGATCACCGGAGCTTCTGCTACAGCACCGTTCGGCAGCGCGGGTTTCTCCATTAATTGCCCGATCGTCCAAAGGCTAGATTGA